In the Drosophila willistoni isolate 14030-0811.24 chromosome 3R, UCI_dwil_1.1, whole genome shotgun sequence genome, TTTGGTTAACCCACAAAAATTTGGAAGAAACATTTCGTCTATAAATACAAATCCATGAGGTTGTTCAATTATTATTCAAATCACAGCGCTTGAAGAAGGAGGACAAAGTTTCtttggcaaacaaaataatatacaaaaatggCTTTCAAGGTAAGTTATTTTCAACTTGGCTTAACACAGTTCACCTAAAAGATTTTGACTCatatatttgaaatgtttCCTCTTTTTCTGTAATTAGTTGGTCGCTTTCGTTTCCTGCCTGGCTTTGGTCTCGGCTGGACTTATTCCCATTGAGCAGCAGCTCCATCATCAACATCAGGAACAGCCCCAGCTTTATcatgccgctgctgctgccgctccCCAGGCTCAGCATGTCGTCtatcagcagcagccacaTGGCTATGCACATGCCCATGCCCACGCCCATGAAGTCTATCCCGATGATCCTCATCCCAAATACAACTTTGCCTATGATGTCAAGGATGCTTTGTCCGGCGATTCCAAGAGCCAAGTAGAATCTCGTGATGGTGATGTTGTCCAGGGTGAATACTCGCTGGATGATGCCGATGGTTTCCGTCGCACTGTGAAATATACTGCCGACTCTGTCAACGGTTTCAATGCTGTTGTCCATCGTGAGCCCTTGACTCATGTGGCTCACAAGGTGATTGCTACTCCAGCTCAGTATCATCATGCTGCCGCCGTTCCCACCACCATTGT is a window encoding:
- the LOC6646991 gene encoding larval cuticle protein A3A — encoded protein: MAFKLVAFVSCLALVSAGLIPIEQQLHHQHQEQPQLYHAAAAAAPQAQHVVYQQQPHGYAHAHAHAHEVYPDDPHPKYNFAYDVKDALSGDSKSQVESRDGDVVQGEYSLDDADGFRRTVKYTADSVNGFNAVVHREPLTHVAHKVIATPAQYHHAAAVPTTIVKTPVTYAAPSPVQTYVAPAAYHQHEAQHEQDQHQHHYATYETSAPAHETHDYYHHQ